The sequence GGGGCCTCGGTGTCCGGGGCGGCGGCCTCCGGCCCGGAGCCGTCCGGTCCTGCGGGGTCCGGATCCGCGCCGTCCCCGTCCCCGTCCGCGGCGTAGTCCCGTTCGAACCACAGCACGGAGGTCCCCAGCACCCCCCGTTCGGCCAGCGTCTCCCGTACGCCGGGCTCGACCGTCCCCAGGTCCTCGCCGATCACACAGGCGCCCGCGCGGTGGGCCTCCAGGGCCAGCAGGGACAGCATCGCCTCGGCGTCGTAGTGGACGTACGCGCCCTCGGTCGGCGGCCGTCCCTCCGGGACCCACCACAGGCGGAAGAGGCCCATGACGTGGTCGATGCGCAGCGCCCCGGCGTGCCGCAGCAGGGAGCTCAGCAGCCCGCGGTAGGGGGCGTAGCCGGTGGCGGCCAGGGCGTCGGGGCGCCAGGGCGGCAGGCCCCAGTCCTGGCCGCGGGCGTTGAAGGCGTCGGGGGGTGCGCCGATGGACATGCCGGAGGCGAAGGCGTCCTGCTGGGCCCAGGTGTCGGCGCCGGTGGGATGGACGCCGACGGCGAGGTCGTGGACGAGGCCGATGCCCATCCCGGCCTCCCGGGCGGCGCGCTGGGCGGCCGCCAGCTGCTGGTCGGTGAGCCAGGCGAGGCGGCAGTGGAAGTCGATGCGGTCCAGCAGTCCCTGGCGCTCCCGGGCCGTGGCCGGTGAGCGGGGGTCGCGCAGGGCGGCGGGCCAGGCGCGCCAGTCGGATCCGTGCCGTTCGGCGAGGGCGCACCAGGTGGCGTGGTCCTCCAGGGGCGCGCCCTGTTCGGCGAGGAAGTCGCAGTACGCGGCGCGGCGCCCCGGTGAGAGCGGCACCGCGCACAGCAGCTCCAGGGCCTCGCGCTTGAGCTCCCAGACCGCGTCGCGGTCGATCAGTGCGCCCCGTTCGAGGACGTCGGCGCGCAGGATGCCGGCGCGGGCGGCGAGGTCGTCGGCCCGCCGGCGGTCGGGGCCGGTGAGCTGGGCGTACTCGGGGATGTGCTCGATGCGCAGATGGACCGGGTCGGGGAAGCGGCGCGAGGAGGGCCGGTAGGGGGAGGGGTCGGCGGGCGGGCCGGGGACGGCGGCGTGCAGCGGGTTGAGCTGGACGAAGCCGGTGCCCAGGGCGCGGCCGGACCAGGCGGCGAGATCGGCGAGGTCCCCGAGATCACCCATGCCCCAGGAGCGCTGGGAGAGCAGGGAGTAGAGCTGGACGAGAAAGCCGTGGGTGCGGCCCGGCGGGGCGGGGACGCGGTCGGGGGCGACGATCAGCCGGGCGCGGGCGGTGCGGCCGTCGGGGGCCTGCGCATGGAGGGTGTGGACGCCCGGGGGGAGGTGGGCCGCCGGGTTCCCGGGGCCGGGGTCGGCCTCCTCGCCGTCCTCGGTCGTGAGGCGCAGGGCCGTGCCCGCGGGCAGGGTGCCCAGGTCGGGCGGGCGGCCGGGGCGGGCCACGACGGTGCCGGGGAGCAGGGTGCGGCCGGCCGTGACCGCGTGGGCGGCAAGGGCGGCGCGGACCGCATCGGGTGTCGAGGCGTCGACACCTAAGGCGGCGAGTACGGCGATGAGGGTGTCGTCGCCGATGTGGCGGATGAGGCCCGGCGCGGGCCGATAGGACGGGGCGATGCCGTGCAGCCGGGCAAGCCGCTCGCGGCCCATGGGTCCTCAGACCTCCATGGACTCCGTGCCCAGACCGGTGGCCGTCGGCTCACTGGTCAGCGGCAGCTCGGCGGAGATGGGGACCTCGCTGGTCAGGGGTGCGGCGTCGGCGAGCGGCGGCTCACTGGTGAGCGGCGGCTCGGCGAAGCTGAGGGTGCCGGAGCCCTCCAGCCCGGAGTCGGGGCCGGAGACCCCGTCGAAGAGGTCGGGCTCGCTCGGCACGTCGCCCGGTTTGAGGGACAGCGCATCAAGCAGCAGCTGAGCGGAAGCGGCCACGAGAGCCTCCCGTTCATCGGTAATGGGACAGGTCTGCCCTACCCACTCGACACGATCGCAGACGCTTTTACCCATTAAACGTGTCTCAGCTCACAGCCCGCTCGCAGGCGATTTCACGGTTGGGGCGTTCGAGTGACGCAGAGGGTGCTGACAAAACGGGCATCGCGGCGGAAGTTCTGCGGGCGGCGGGCCTACGGCGGCCGCCCCGCGCCCCCTCCCCCGAACACCCCGCCCTCGCACCGCCGCCCCCCGTACCGCCACAATGGGGGCCACCGGCCGAAGGTCTGTCCGAACGGGCGTCGGCGGCACAAAGGGGGGCCGGTGCGAACCGGCGAGCAGTAGAAGACGGGGACGAGGAGCGGCCGTGCGGGTCCGGGGCGTGTGGGGCGTCGGGAGATTCGGAGCTACCGGGACATCCGGAACGACCGGGGACACCGGCAGAGAAGCAGGGAAGACCCCCGGCAGGGGGACCAGAAGCGGCGCGGGCGCCCGCGCCCGCGTGGCGGGGACCACGGCGCTGGCCGCCGCCGTCATCTCCGGGCTGCTCGGCGGGGCGCCCAGCGCCCAGGCGGCGCCCGAGGGCCCCTCCCGCGGCGCCCCCGACCAGCCGGACCGCCCGGCCGGCGCGGGTGCGCTGCCCGCCGTCTGGCCGCGCCCCCAGTCGATGCGGGAGCTGGCCGACGCCGTCCCGCTCGGCGGCGAGGCGGCGCTGGTGGCGGCGCCGGACACCGATCCGTACGCCCTGGACGTGGTGCGCGGCATCCTACGCCGGGCGGGCGTGCGCACCATCCACGAGGTGGCACCGGGTGCGCGGCCGCCCGCCGCCGGGCCGGTGCTCTACGTCGGCGGGAGCGCGGCCGAGGACGCGCTGCGGGCGCTGAAGGCGCCCGCCCGCGGGGATCTGCCCTCCGGCGGCTACCGCCTCGCGGTCGGCCAGACCGCCGGCCGTGACACCGTCGCCCTCGACGGCGTCGGCCCCGACGGCCTCTTCCACGCCGCGCAGACGCTGCGGCAGCTGGTCACGGACGCGCCCCACGGGAGGCACCAGCTCGCGTCGGCCCTTGTACGGGACTGGCCCGGCACGGCGGTGCGCGGGATCACCGAGGGCTTCTTCGGCGAGCCCTGGAGCCGGGCGCAGCGGCTGGCGCAGCTGGACTTCATGGGGCGTACGAAGCAGAACCGCTACCTGTACGCGCCGGGTGACGATCCCTTCCGCCAGGCCCGGTGGCGCGAGCCCTACCCGGCCGCGCAGCGGGACGACTTCCGGGCGCTGGCGGAGCGGGCCCGCGCCAACCACGTCACGCTGGGCTGGGCCGTCGCGCCCGGCCAGGCGATGTGCATGTCCTCCGAGGACGACATGCGGGCGCTGCGGCGCAAGGTGGACGCGATGTGGGCGCTGGGGGTGCGCTCCTTCCAGCTCCAGTTCCAGGACATCAGCTACAGCGAATGGCACTGCGACGCCGACGAGGAGGCCTTCGGCAAGGGGCCCGCCGCGGCCGCCAAGGCGCAGGCGCGCGTCGCGCAGGCGCTCGCCGACCATCTCGCCGCCCGCCATCCGGGCGCCGCGCCGCTGTCGGTGATGCCGACCGAGTACTACCAGAACGGCTCGACGGCCTACCGGAAGGCGCTGGCCGAGGCGCTCGACGACCGGGTGCAGGTGGCCTGGACCGGCGTCGGGGTGGTGCCGCGGACCATCACCGGCAGTGAACTGTCCGCCGTCCGCCAGGTGTTCGGCCGGCCCCTGGTCACGATGGACAACTACCCGGTCAACGACTACGCCGAGGACCGGATCTTCCTCGGCCCCTACAGCGGCCGCGACCCGGCCCTGGCCACCGGCTCCGCCGCGCTGCTCGCCAATGCCATGGAGCAGCCGGTGGCCTCCCGTATCCCGCTGTTCACGACCGCCGACTACGCCTGGAACCCGCGCGCCTACCGTCCGGCGGAGTCCTGGGACGCCGCCATCGACGATCTGGCCGGCGCCGACCCGGGCGCGCGCGCCGCGCTGCGCGCTTTGGCCGGAAACGACTCCTCCTCCGTGCTCAACCGCGAGGAGTCGGCGTATCTGCGCCCCCTGATGGACGGTTTCTGGAAGGCCCGCGAGGCCGCCGTCGACCACGGCCGCCCCGGCAAGGACGCGGACCTCGCCGACGCGGCCAAGGCGCTGCGGGCCGCGTTCGCCACCATGGCCTCCGCTCCGGACCGGCTGACCGGGGATCTGTCGGCCGAAGTGCGGCCCTGGGCCGAGCAGTTGGGCCGCTACGGGCGCGCGGGCGAGGCTGCCGTGGACACCCTGATGGCCCAGGCGCAGGGGGACGGCGATGCCGCCTGGACCGCGCAGCGGACGGCGCAGCGGCTGCGCACGGAGAGCGAGGGCAGCCCGGCCACGGTCGGCAAGGGTGTGCTGGCGCCGTTCCTGGAGCGGGCGATGACCGAGGCCGACGCCTGGACCGGGGCGCGGGCCGATGGCCCCCGGCCCACCGAGGGCGCCGCCCCTACCTCGCTGACCGTCCCCTTCGAGCGGGCCCGTCCGCTCACCGCGGTCACCGCGCTGACCGATCCCGGCCCGTCGGCGGGCGCGGTGTCCCTGGAGGCGCATGTCCCGGGCGAGGGCTGGCGCCGCCTGGGCGCGCTCTCCCCCACCGGCTGGACCGAGCCGCAGACGCCCGGCCTGCGCGCCGACGCGGTGCGGCTGTCCTGGGCGGACGGCACCGCGGCGCCGTCCGTGCACGCCCTCGCCCCGTGGTTCGGCGACACCCCGCCGGCCGGTCTCGAACTGGCCCGCAAGGAGGCCGATGCGCAGACCGGCGGCACGGCGCGGGTCGACGCCCGTATCTACTCCCGCCGACCCGCCGACGTCCGGGAGAAACTCCAGGTCAAGGCGCCCAAGGGGTTCAAGGTGGAGGCACCGGGGACGGTCACCGCGCCGCGCGGCGGCACCGCCACCGTCCCGATCGCCATCGACATCCCCGACGACGCCCGCTCCGGCACGTACGCCATCCCCGTCAGCTATGCGGGCCGGCAGCAGACGCTGACCGTACGGGTCTATCCGCGCACCGGCGGCCAGGACCTGGCGCGCGGCGCCGACGCGACCTCGTCCGGCGACGAGACGGACGACTTCCCGGCGTCCGCCGCCACCGACGGCGATCCGGAAACGCGCTGGTCATCGCAGGCCGACGACCGCGCCTGGCTCCAGTTCCGGCTCCGCCGCCCGGTCCGCCTGGGCCTGCTCGTCCTGAACTGGCAGGACGCCTACGCCGCCCGCTACCGCATCGAGGTGTCCGCGGACGGCCAGAGCTGGCACACCGCTGCCGTCGTCCGCGACGGAAAGGGCGGCCGCGAGTCGGTCCGGATGGACGCCCCCGACACCCGCTATGTGCGTATCCAGGGAGAGCAGCGCGCCACGCGGTTCGGGTATTCGCTGTGGTCGGTGCAGGCGTACGGGGTGCACGAATAGCCGCGGCCCCGAGCGGGCCGCGGCCACCGTGCAAAAGGCCCGGATCGCCTACGCCGATACGGCGTCGATCCGGGCCAGGGCGTCATCCGCGCCGTACGGCTGCAAGTAGGGCAGCCAGCGCGGGTCCCTATGCCCCGTACCGATGATCCGCCACGCCAGTCCTGACGGCGGGGCGGGCTGGTGTCGCAGCCGCCAGCCGATTTCGGCGACATGGCGGTCGGCCTTGACGTGATTGCAGCGGCGGCACGCGGCGACCACGTTCTCCCAGGTGTGCTGACCTCCCCGGCTGCGCGGGATGACGTGGTCGACGCTGGTTGCGACGCCACCGCAGTACATACAGCGCCCGCCGTCACGGGCGAACAGCGCCCGGCGGGTCAGGGGCACGGGGCCACGAAAGGGCACCCGCACGAACCGCTTCAGGCGGACCACACTCGGAGCCGGTATGACGCGGGTTGCACTGTGCATCAGGGCGCCGGATTCCTCGAGACTCACAGCCTTCTCATTGAGTACGAGGATGAGCGCGCGGCGGAGCGGTACGACGCCGAGCGGCTCGTACGACGCGTTGAGGACCAGGACGTGCGGCACGGGTGCCTCCTTGTACGCCGGCGGCGCGTGGCTCGCGCCGGGACGATCTCCCCCAGTGTCCCCCGGTGCCTGGTCGGAGCGCCACCATGACCGAGTAACGGGCCGGAGGTGTTTTCCACCACATCCGGATCACATCGGCACGCTTCCCGGCACAACGGCGTCTTTCCAGCCGTCCCGGGACCCTTGAGACTCGAACAAGGGCACGGACCGCGCCGGTTGCCCCGTTAGTGTGGTGGATCTGCCCGGTCCGCGCGGCACCACCGAGGCCCGGGTCTGCTGTCCCACACGGAAGGTTTTGCTGTGTACTGGTCCGCTTCGACGGCCGCCACCGCGCCACTGAAGGCCGCGACACCCGGCCAAGCCGCCTCCACCTCGCTCGACGAGGCCACCCAGAAGGCCACCAACGCCGCCGGCTGGGTGCAGGAGAACTGGGGAACGTGGGTCGAATCCGGCCTGAAGATGCTGCTGATCGTGGTGATCGCAGTGGTACTGCGGCATGTGATACGTCGCACCATCACCAAGCTCATCGAACGGATGAACCGCACCGCGGCCGCCGCCGAGGGCACCGCGCTCGCCGGGCTGCTGGTCAACGCCGAGCGCCGCCGTCAGCGCTCCGAGGCCATCGGTTCGGTGCTGCGCAGCGTCGCCTCGTTCGTGATCATGGGAACCGCCGCGTTGACGGTCCTGTCCGTCCTCCAGATCAACCTCGCACCGCTGCTCGCCAGCGCCGGTGTGGCCGGTGTCGCCATCGGTTTCGGCGCCCGGAACCTGGTCACCGACTTCCTCTCCGGCGTCTTCATGATCCTTGAGGACCAGTACGGCGTCGGCGACGAGATCGACGCGGGCGTGGCCACCGGTACGGTCATCGAGGTCGGCCTGCGGGTCACCAAGCTGCGCGGCCCCAACGGTGCCATCTGGTACATCCGCAACGGCGAGGTCAAGCGGATCGGCAACCTCAGCCAGGGCTGGTCCACGGCCGGGGTGGATGTGGTGATAGCCGCGGACCAGGACCTGCGGCGCGCCCGGGAGGTCATCACCGCGGCCGGCGAGGTGATGTCCAAGTCGGAGCCGTGGAACGAGCTGCTGTGGGAGCCGGTGCAGGTCCTGGGCCTGAGCGAGGTCCACCTGGACACCGTCACCCTCAGCGTCTCGGCCAAGACCATGCCCGGCAAGGCCGCCGGCGTGGAGCGCGAACTGCGCTGGCGCATCAAGCACGCCCTCGACGAGGCCGGCGTCCACCTCGCCCCGCGCCCGGCCCCCGAGGAGGAGGAAGAGGCGGCACCGGCCGACCCGACGGCCGCCATCGCCGCCCCGTCGGCGCTCAACAACCCCTCCTCGCCGCAGTCGACGGCCACCGATCCGCTGTCGAGCCCGGTGCTCGGAAAGTAGCCGGGAAGCAGTCGCGAAGGAGCCGAGAAACAGCCGTGAAGCGGGCGGGCCCCAGGAGGGCCCGCCCGCTCTGCGTTGATGTGATTCAGGTCACACGTCTGCCTGTCATACGTCGCCCTGCCCTGAACCGTGTCCGTGGTGTCGGCGCCGACACCACGCAACACCACACAACAAGGCAGTACGGCAGTACGAGAGCACGGCACTGCCGCTGCACGACAGCACGACAGCACGACAGCAACACATCGACGGACAAGGAGACTTCACGATGAAGTTCCGCAATCGCATGGCCACGGGGGCCGTCGCTTCGGTTCTGATGATCGGCGGCACGGTGGCCCTGACCGCCGCCACCCCCGCTTCCGCCGCACCCGCGGCTCGTATCACCAACGACCTCAGCTGCACCACCACGACCGACGGTCGCACCGGCACCGCCGACTGCACCAACAACACCAACCGCACCATCGCCTTCCGCGCCACCGTGGTCTGCGGCTGGTGGCCCGACCAGACGGGGCCGTGGAAGACCCTCAACCCCGGCGCCCGCGACACCTCCGACGCCACCTGCACCGGCGGTACGGGCGTGGGCAGCGTGAGCTGGGAAGAGGGCTGACCGAGCCCGGGTTTACAAGGCGCTGACGGTCCAACAGGGGCGCACCGGCCGGAGCCGGTGCGCCCCTCCGCATGCCGGGCGCGCGCCCGAACTCCCCCTGCACCACCCATTGACGAGCCCCTGACGTGCGCCCTACCTTCCTCATCACCGATTGGAAAGTTTCCTAACAGACGGGGGCTCTGTGATGGGCGCGGCGGGACACGGAGCGCAGGGGACGCCCGGGACACCGCGGGTGCTGCGCGCGATGAACGACCGGGCGGCGCTCGATCTGCTGGTCTCCCAGGGGCCGCTGACGCGGACCCAGATCGGCGAGCTGACCGGGCTGTCGAAGCCGACCGCCTCCCAGCTGCTGGCCCGGCTGGAGGCCGCCGGGCTGGTCCGGACGACCGGCAGCGTGACCGGGCGGCCGGGGCCGAATGCGCAGCTGTACGAGGTCGATCCGACGGCCGCGCGGGTGGCCGCGCTGGCCGTGGACCAGCTGGGCATCACCGCGGCCGTCGCCGATATCACCGGACAGGTGCTCGGTGAGGCGCGGGTCGGCACGGACGCGGTGGACGAGGGGCCGCCGCACCGCACGGCCCGCCTGGTGGCCTCGGCCGTGGACGGGGCGCTGGCCGAGGCCGGGCTGGGCCGGGAGCAGTTGCACGGGGCGGTGATCGGTACGCCGGGCGCGCTGGACCCGGGGACCGGGCGGCTGCGCTATGCGCCGCATCTGCCGGGCTGGCACTCGCGGGCCCTGAAGGAGCAGCTGGCGCAGGTGCTGGGCATGCCGATCGTGATCGAGAACGATGTGAATCTGGCGGCGGTGGCCGAGCAGCACGACGGCGCCGCACAGGACTTCGACGACTTCGTGCTGGTGTGGGTGGACGAAGGGGTCGGCGCCGCCATCGTGCTCGGCGGGCAGCTGCTGCGCGGCGCCACCGGGGGCGCGGGCGAGATCGGCTATATGCCGCTGCCCGGCGCTCCGCTGGCCCGCGGCGGCGACCGCAGCGCGGCGCGGCCGGACGCCGGCGGCGGCTTCCAGCGGCTGGTCGGCTCGCCCAGCGTCGTGGCGCTGGCGCACGAGTACGGCGCCCCCGGGGTCCGTACGGTCGCGGCGGCGCTGGCGCGCGAGGACGTACGGGCGGAGGTGGCGCGGCGGCTGGCCACCGGGCTGGCGGCGGTGGTCGCGGTGGTCGACCCCCGGCTGATGGTGCTCTCCGGCGAGGTTCCGCAGGCCGGCGGGGAGGAGCTGCGGGCGCTGGTCGAGGAGGAGTTCACCGGGCTCGCGCTGCCGCGGCCGGAACTGCGGATCAGCGATATCGAGGGAAATCCGATCCTTATCGGCGCGCTGCGGACGGCGCTCGCCGAGGCGCGTGATGCGGTTTTCGATACGGGGTGAGGGGCGTCCGTCATGCCATATGCGGTGAGGTCGTACGGAGTGAGGTCGTACACGCTGAAGTCGTGCGCCATCGGCCTGTGTGCTTTAGGGCTGCTTCTCTCCGGATGCGCCCGGCCGAGCATCGGCAGTGACCGCGACGACCCGACAAAGCCGGTCACGCTGACATTCTGGCACGGGTGGTCGCAGCCGGACGAGGTGAAGGCGATCGACGACAGCATTGCCCGGTTCGAGAAACTGCACCCCAATATCAGGGTGAAGACGGTCGCCGATGTCACCGACGAGACCGTGAACCAGGCGCTGCGGGCGGGCGGGGACGAGGCGCCGGATGTGGTCTCGTCGTTCACCACCAGCAATGTCGGGCAGTACTGTTCATCGGGAATGTGGGCGGATCTCGACCCCTTCATGAAGCGGACGGGCGTGGACAAGGCCAAGGTCTTCCCGAAATCCCTTCTCGCCTATACCCGTTACAAAGGTAAGCAGTGCGCGCTGCCGCTGCTCGCCGACGCCTACGGGCTGTACTACAACAAGGACGCCTTCAAGGAGGCCGGCATTCCCCGGCCGCCGCGGACGATGTCGGAGCTGAAACGGGACGCGGTCAAACTCACCCGGCGGACCCGGGACGGCTCGTACACCAGGGTGGGCTTCATGCCCGATTTCCGGCTCTACCAGAACAGTCCGGACCGGCTGTTCGCCCAGTGGGGACCGGCCTATTTCGACCGCCACGGCAAGGCGCAGCTGGCCGGGGATCCGCGCACCCGACAGTTCTTCGCCACCGCTCGCGGGCTGATCGCGGCGCAGGGCGGCTATGCGGCGCTGGAGAGGTTCCGCACCCGGTTCGGGGACGAGATGTCGTCGCAGAACGCCTTCTTGAAACAGCAGCTGGCGATGCATATGGACGGCGAATGGCGCGGACTGATGCTCAAACAGCACAAGGCGCCGTTCGCCTGGGGTGCCGCGCCGATGCCGGTCCCGGATGACCGGGCGGATACGTACGGCCGCGGATATCTGACGGGCACGGTCGCGGGGATCGCACACAGCAGCCGGCATCAGAATGCGGCATGGGAGCTGGTGAAGTTCCTGACCGTGGACACGGACCAGGTGGTGCGGTTCGCCAATGCCATCCATAACGTGCCCTCGACGCTCGCCGCGCTGAAGTCGCCCAGGCTGGACACCGATCCGGCATTCCGTACCTTCGTCCAAATCGCCGGGAATCCGCACAGCGCCGCGATTCCGCCGTCCGACAACGGCGCGCAGTACATCACCGCGCTCCAGGATTTCTCCTACGCCGTCGAGGCCGGAAAGGTCCCCGATCTGGACCGGGGCCTGCGCGACCTCGACGCAGGGATCGACGCCGACAATCTCCAGTCCGAGAACTGACAGTCCGAGAACTGAAGGAACGCACACCCAACGGACATCACGCCACGACATCCGACGGAACGACGGAGAACGCGATGGCTCATCTCCCGGCGGGCGCCCCCGCCCCCGCGCTGCGGCGTAAACGGCGCCGTGAGCGCCTGCGCACCCTCGGTTTTCTCTCCCCCTGGCTCATCGGCTTCTGCGCCTTCTTCGGCTATCCGCTGCTCGCCACCGTCTTCTTCTCCTTCCTGCACTACAACCAGATCGAGCCGCCGGTTTTCGTGGGCCTGCGGAACTGGACCTATGTGCTGACCCAGATGCCGCTGTTCGGGCCCGCGCTGGGCAACACCCTGTGGCTGGTCGTGGTGATGGTCGCGCTGCGGGTCGTCTTCGGGCTGGGCATCGGGATGCTGGTCACCAAGATCAAGACGGGCGCCGGGTTCTTCCGTACGGCGTTCTATCTGCCCTATCTGGCGCCCCCGGTGGCGGCGACCGTCGCCTTCGTCTTCCTCCTCAACCCCGGCACCGGGCCCGTCAACGAGGTCCTCGGCGCGCTCGGCATCCCGGCGCCCTCGTGGTTCAACGACCCCCACTGGGCGAAACCGTCCCTGGTCCTGCTGTCGCTGTGGGGCATCGGCGATCTGATGGTGATCTTCATGGCGGCGCTGCTGGACGTGCCGAAGGAGCAGTACGAGGCGGCGGAGCTGGACGGGGCGGGCGCCTGGGGGAGGTTCCGGTACGTCACCTGGCCGTCGATCACGCCGATCGTGCTCTTCGCGGTGATCACCGGCGTCGTCCAGACCATGCAGTACTACACACAGGCGCTGGTCGCCGGGAAGCTCGCCTCCGGGGTCACCATCGGGCCGGGCAGCGTCATCCAGCCCGGCTATCCGGACCACTCGACGCTGACCGTGCCGCAGCTCGTCTACTCCCTCGGCTTCCAGAACTTCAACACCGGTGCGGCCTGCGCGCTCTCGCTGGTGCTCTTCGTGCTCGCCATGGCCGCCACCAGCCTGCTGATGCGCGGGCGCGCGGGCCTGCTTCCGGCGGAGGACTGATCCGGTATGACCACCACGACCCTGAACCCGCCCGGCGCGCCGTCCCGTGTGCCCGCCCCCGCCTCCGGTCCGGCGGCGCGCGCCCGGCGCCGGCGGATACTGCACTGGATCGCCGTCCACACCCTGGCCGTCGCGGCCGCGCTCTTCTTCGTGCTGCCCTTCGTGTTCGTCTTTCTGACGTCCGTGATGGGCGACGACCAGGCGATGAGCGGCGCGCTGTGGCCGACCGCATGGCACTGGTCCCAGTACGTCACGGTCTTCCGTACGCCCGGCTTCCTGGACTGGTGGAAGAACTCCCTGCTGTACGCGGGGCTGGGCACCCTCCTCACGGTGTGCTCGGCGGTCCCGGTGGCGTACGCCCTGGCCCGCTTCCGTTTCCGCGGCCGCCGGACGGCGATGGTCCTGGTCATCTCGACGATGATGCTGCCGCCGCAGGTGATCGTCATCCCGATGTATCTGGTCTGGGCCCAGCAGCTGCATCTCGCCGGGACGCTGTGGCCGCTGATCATCCCGATGGCCTTCGGCGACGCCTACTCCATCTTCCTGTTGCGGCAGTTCCTGCTCACCATCCCGCGCGAGTACATCGAATCCGCCGCCGTGGACGGCTGCGGTGAACTGCGCACCCTGCTGCGCATCATCGTCCCGATGGCCCGGCCCGGCATCGCCGCCGTCGCCCTCTTCCAGTTCTTCTTCTGCTGGAACGACTACTTCGGCCCGCAGATCTACGCCGCACAGAACCCGGCGTCCTGGACGCTGTCCTACGGCCTGGAGTCCTTCAAGAGCGCCCACAGCGTCGACTGGAACCTCACCATGGCCGCGACGCTGCTGGTCATGGCGCCGGTCATGCTCGTCTTCTTCTTCGCACAGAGGGCCTTCGTCGAAGGCGTCACGCTCACCGGAGTGAAGGGCTGATCCCCGCATATGAAGCACATCAGGCTCGCCGTGGTCGGCGGCGGCTCGACCTACACCCCCGAACTCATCGACGGTTTCGCGCGGTTGCGCGAGGCGCTCCCGCTGGACGAACTCGTCCTGATCGATCCGGCCGCCGACCGGTTGGAGCTGGTGGGCGGGCTGGCGCGGCGCATCTTCGCCCGACAGGGCCATCCGGGCCGGATCTCGTGGACCGACGATCTCGACGCGGGGGTGGACGGGGCCGATGCCGTCCTGCTCCAGCTCCGCGTCGGCGGGCAGGCCGCCCGCAACCAGGACGAGACCTGGCCGCTGGAGTGCGGCTGCGTCGGCCAGGAGACCACCGGTGCGGGCGGACTGGCCAAGGCGCTGCGGACCGTGCCCGTCGTCCTCGACATCGCCGAGCGGGTACGGCGTCGCAGTCCCGGCGCCTGGATCGTCGACTTCACCAACCCCGTCGGCATCGTGACGCGCGCCCTGCTGATGCACGGCCACAAGGCGGTCGGCCTGTGCAATGTCGCGATCGGCTTCCAGCGGAAGTTCGCCGCGCTGCTGGGGGTGCCCCCGCAGGACGTCGAGCTGGACCACGTCGGGCTCAACCACCTCACCTGGGAGCGGGCGGTTCGCCTCAACGGCGAGGACGTCCTGCCCGCGCTGCTGGCCGAGCACGGCGACGCGGTGGCCGACGATCTGCGGATGCCCCGCTCGCTGCTGGACCGCCTCGGCGTCGTC is a genomic window of Streptomyces gilvosporeus containing:
- a CDS encoding ABC transporter substrate-binding protein — protein: MRSYTLKSCAIGLCALGLLLSGCARPSIGSDRDDPTKPVTLTFWHGWSQPDEVKAIDDSIARFEKLHPNIRVKTVADVTDETVNQALRAGGDEAPDVVSSFTTSNVGQYCSSGMWADLDPFMKRTGVDKAKVFPKSLLAYTRYKGKQCALPLLADAYGLYYNKDAFKEAGIPRPPRTMSELKRDAVKLTRRTRDGSYTRVGFMPDFRLYQNSPDRLFAQWGPAYFDRHGKAQLAGDPRTRQFFATARGLIAAQGGYAALERFRTRFGDEMSSQNAFLKQQLAMHMDGEWRGLMLKQHKAPFAWGAAPMPVPDDRADTYGRGYLTGTVAGIAHSSRHQNAAWELVKFLTVDTDQVVRFANAIHNVPSTLAALKSPRLDTDPAFRTFVQIAGNPHSAAIPPSDNGAQYITALQDFSYAVEAGKVPDLDRGLRDLDAGIDADNLQSEN
- a CDS encoding 6-phospho-beta-glucosidase, which codes for MRLAVVGGGSTYTPELIDGFARLREALPLDELVLIDPAADRLELVGGLARRIFARQGHPGRISWTDDLDAGVDGADAVLLQLRVGGQAARNQDETWPLECGCVGQETTGAGGLAKALRTVPVVLDIAERVRRRSPGAWIVDFTNPVGIVTRALLMHGHKAVGLCNVAIGFQRKFAALLGVPPQDVELDHVGLNHLTWERAVRLNGEDVLPALLAEHGDAVADDLRMPRSLLDRLGVVPSYYLRYYYQHDAVVREFRGKPSRAAEVAALEERLLGMYGDPALDEKPELLDKRGGAYYSEAAVALTAALLGGTGERQIVNTVNHGALPFLPDDAVIEVPAVVGADGPEVLPVRPLEPLHAGLIAHVTAYEQLALEAALKGGRDRVFGALLAHPLIGQSDYADRLTDQLIAHNREHLSWA
- a CDS encoding carbohydrate ABC transporter permease — protein: MTTTTLNPPGAPSRVPAPASGPAARARRRRILHWIAVHTLAVAAALFFVLPFVFVFLTSVMGDDQAMSGALWPTAWHWSQYVTVFRTPGFLDWWKNSLLYAGLGTLLTVCSAVPVAYALARFRFRGRRTAMVLVISTMMLPPQVIVIPMYLVWAQQLHLAGTLWPLIIPMAFGDAYSIFLLRQFLLTIPREYIESAAVDGCGELRTLLRIIVPMARPGIAAVALFQFFFCWNDYFGPQIYAAQNPASWTLSYGLESFKSAHSVDWNLTMAATLLVMAPVMLVFFFAQRAFVEGVTLTGVKG
- a CDS encoding carbohydrate ABC transporter permease, which encodes MAHLPAGAPAPALRRKRRRERLRTLGFLSPWLIGFCAFFGYPLLATVFFSFLHYNQIEPPVFVGLRNWTYVLTQMPLFGPALGNTLWLVVVMVALRVVFGLGIGMLVTKIKTGAGFFRTAFYLPYLAPPVAATVAFVFLLNPGTGPVNEVLGALGIPAPSWFNDPHWAKPSLVLLSLWGIGDLMVIFMAALLDVPKEQYEAAELDGAGAWGRFRYVTWPSITPIVLFAVITGVVQTMQYYTQALVAGKLASGVTIGPGSVIQPGYPDHSTLTVPQLVYSLGFQNFNTGAACALSLVLFVLAMAATSLLMRGRAGLLPAED
- a CDS encoding ROK family transcriptional regulator; this encodes MNDRAALDLLVSQGPLTRTQIGELTGLSKPTASQLLARLEAAGLVRTTGSVTGRPGPNAQLYEVDPTAARVAALAVDQLGITAAVADITGQVLGEARVGTDAVDEGPPHRTARLVASAVDGALAEAGLGREQLHGAVIGTPGALDPGTGRLRYAPHLPGWHSRALKEQLAQVLGMPIVIENDVNLAAVAEQHDGAAQDFDDFVLVWVDEGVGAAIVLGGQLLRGATGGAGEIGYMPLPGAPLARGGDRSAARPDAGGGFQRLVGSPSVVALAHEYGAPGVRTVAAALAREDVRAEVARRLATGLAAVVAVVDPRLMVLSGEVPQAGGEELRALVEEEFTGLALPRPELRISDIEGNPILIGALRTALAEARDAVFDTG